A window of the Lolium perenne isolate Kyuss_39 chromosome 7, Kyuss_2.0, whole genome shotgun sequence genome harbors these coding sequences:
- the LOC127314045 gene encoding uncharacterized protein → MEGDEAAAAAAAARIRVVRCPRCDKFLPELPAYSVYVCGGCGATLQAKKKNSGQALDPSDNGNVKYLEVLESVPETSEAMDAATTGNRSVPNRMPALHSRSVYSRDNSRITKEPSTSNVKAGARDDVKEAKYMRFRNVENGETVRARGVSDMRPKSPISSVPPNAFRGEGPIDHHLKSRHMHSNKEHANEPDLDGPSRVRGLEKDRAELLRMLDELRDQVQQSCEVNGPDTSAVNRAADTSSSYGIHERLSQLRQDRSQLHRKGSHHSPSMNARSPGIHVYDPLPAQQNHHGYVEPIAHARISSYPAGPYPWRNFDNYFFGQHDPDPLLSCHDEGFYHQAACSCLHCYHREFLPVQGTPLGFNDQRAPYLVNSYGAYPVYGPLLGQQRYNSRSANPSLHPNNPRANISKKPAQTLEPIAGGAPFTICYNCYEVLQLPKKRSLLGKEYKLRCGSCSHTIVVKLDGTRLDVSEITPSAHLSPTLQNNIGDSMADNLCATADERLPPPYSFSVASHQSQEKDKHSNSGESDSKHTPLGTNSEDSPQSRDLPAEENVISRTPSLPRRDHSGFLPSEGSGIGSRSTRSEHEKVVLLTESCKQNSIKDVCVANETQSSDDEFDGPDYTQDMLNVLRDSSHTRATKVGDSFLTNLIKKSFRMNNGTQNGRAKVFVNGFPIPDRLVRKAEKLAGAIYPGDYWYDHRAGFWGAVGQPCLGMIPPYIPEFNYPMPKKCGGGNTGIYINGRELHKKDLDLLVARGLSDSPERSYIVENSGKVTDEASGEELYGLGKLAPTVEKLRRGFGMRVPKLIVAGQQGSIITHGHGEALG, encoded by the exons ATGGAAGGGGACGaggcggcggctgcggcggcggcggcgaggatacGGGTGGTGCGCTGCCCGAGGTGCGACAAGTTCCTGCCGGAGCTGCCCGCCTACTCCGTCTACGTCTGCGGCGGATGCGGCGCCACCCTCCAAG CCAAGAAAAAAAACTCGGGCCAAGCTTTGGATCCCTCTGATAATGGAAATGTGAAATACCTGGAAGTACTGGAGAGTGTGCCGGAGACATCTGAAGCAATGGATGCAGCTACCACTGGTAACAGATCAGTACCCAATAGAATGCCAGCTTTGCACAGCAGATCAGTTTACAGCCGTGATAACAGTCGGATTACAAAGGAGCCAAGCACCTCAAATGTCAAAGCTGGCGCAAGAGATGATGTAAAAGAGGCTAAGTACATGCGCTTTCGTAATGTGGAAAATGGAGAGACTGTAAGAGCAAGAGGTGTGTCTGACATGCGGCCAAAGTCCCCAATCTCGAGTGTTCCACCCAATGCATTCCGGGGAGAAGGCCCTATTGACCACCATTTGAAGTCGAGGCACATGCATTCCAATAAGGAGCATGCCAATGAACCAGATTTGGATGGTCCAAGCAGAGTCAGGGGTCTTGAGAAAGACCGAGCCGAGCTGTTGAGGATGCTTGATGAGTTGAGAGACCAGGTGCAGCAATCCTGTGAGGTAAATGGGCCGGATACAAGTGCGGTCAATAGAGCAGCAGATACCTCAAGCTCATATGGTATTCATGAACGGTTGAGTCAGTTGAGGCAAGATCGATCTCAATTGCATCGAAAGGGTTCTCATCACTCTCCTTCCATGAACGCGCGAAGTCCTGGCATACATGTTTATGATCCATTGCCTGCACAGCAAAACCATCATGGATATGTGGAACCTATTGCACATGCAAGAATCTCGAGCTATCCTGCTGGCCCTTACCCATGGAGAAATTTTGATAATTATTTCTTTGGACAGCATGATCCTGATCCTCTCCTCTCTTGCCACGACGAAGGTTTCTACCATCAGGCTGCCTGTTCTTGCTTACATTGCTACCACCGGGAGTTCTTACCTGTACAGGGAACTCCCCTGGGTTTCAATGATCAGAGGGCACCATATCTTGTGAACAGCTATGGGGCCTATCCTGTGTATGGTCCCTTGCTTGGTCAGCAAAGGTACAATTCAAGAAGCGCTAATCCTTCCTTGCATCCGAATAACCCAAGGGCCAACATAAGCAAGAAGCCTGCACAAACTCTTGAGCCAATTGCTGGTGGTGCTCCTTTCACCATATGCTACAACTGCTACGAAGTACTGCAGCTACCGAAGAAACGTTCGTTGTTGGGGAAGGAGTATAAATTGCGGTGTGGATCATGCTCACACACAATTGTAGTCAAGCTTGATGGAACCAGGCTCGATGTATCGGAAATTACACCAAGTGCACATTTATCTCCTACACTGCAAAATAACATTGGTGATAGCATGGCAGATAACTTGTGTGCTACTGCTGATGAGAGGTTGCCTCCACCATATTCTTTTTCTGTAGCAAGCCATCAATCTCAGGAAAAGGATAAGCACTCAAATTCAGGCGAATCAGACAGCAAACATACCCCTCTAGGGACTAATTCTGAGGACAGTCCTCAATCCAGGGATCTTCCTGCCGAAGAGAATGTGATTTCCCGCACACCGAGTTTACCACGTCGTGATCATAGTGGATTCTTACCATCCGAAGGTTCTGGAATAGGAAGCAGAAGTACCCGTtctgaacatgaaaaagttgtgcTGTTAACTGAAAGTTGCAAGCAGAACTCAATCAAAGATGTCTGTGTAGCAAATGAGACACAGTCATCAGACGATGAGTTCGATGGTCCTGATTACACACAAGATATGCTAAATGTGCTAAGAGATTCTAGCCACACAAGGGCAACAAAGGTGGGTGATTCATTTCTCACCAATCTTATAAAAAAGAGCTTCAGAATGAACAATGGAACACAAAATGGAAGAGCAAAGGTGTTTGTAAATGGTTTCCCTATCCCGGACCGTCTGGTCAGGAAGGCTGAGAAACTAGCTGGAGCAATTTATCCCGGTGATTACTG GTATGATCACCGTGCTGGGTTCTGGGGTGCTGTCGGGCAGCCCTGCCTTGGCATGATACCA CCTTATATTCCAGAGTTTAATTACCCTATGCCCAAGAAATGCGGTGGTGGAAACACTGGCATATATATTAACGGAAGAGAACTCCACAAGAAGGATTTGGACTTACTTGTAGCTCGAGGACTCTCAGATTCTCCTGAAAGATCTTATATAGTTGAAAATTCTGGGAAGGTTACAGATGAAGCATCTGGTGAAGAGCTTTATGGGCTTGGCAAGCTTGCCCCAAC TGTTGAGAAATTGAGGCGCGGATTTGGGATGCGAGTCCCCAAGCTTATCGTGGCAGGTCAACAGGGCTCAATCATAACCCATGGACATGGAGAAGCTCTGGGATAA